From Dioscorea cayenensis subsp. rotundata cultivar TDr96_F1 chromosome 13, TDr96_F1_v2_PseudoChromosome.rev07_lg8_w22 25.fasta, whole genome shotgun sequence, the proteins below share one genomic window:
- the LOC120274482 gene encoding exocyst complex component EXO70E2-like, producing the protein MAKVASVEKDADHFTDEMPTKFSNLSIEEEEIMNKEWRLGVMEEKILAQDVDESMIWSYGVKKSSEYLCVVDEVRKFTESSGSSNEFLDRAHCLLQMAMARLEEEFIYLLVHNEQLVEPGLMSFPSSEEGSVDEYSCSSLEEEQIEGRIRSESSIHAEDFVINLVDPGAVFDLKCIAGMMLICNYDMECCRAYVNIRKQALDECLSALCMEKWSIEEILQMHWRVLNKKIKRWNQAMKVFVRVYLTSERHLCNVVLGDYSTSVRERCFVEISKVSILRLLNFAEAIAIGTPKLEKIFRILDMYECLTDLLPDVESMFPEESCSSILTECHDVVSRLGETIRVIFKEFKNAIRNNRSKNALVGGGVHPITKYVMNYIKTLGDYSSTLEPLLDNQKEQTGSFHVTPLSHHLLSIVSILESNLNTRSMLYKDAALQNIFLMNNIYYMFQKVKDSELRTFFNDNWIKETKRKFRNYEMRYERASWPSVLSFLKDEGGSTPSNSVLKDKFKHFNLAFEEVYRNQTAWLVPAVELREDLRISVSHILLQAYRTFIGRYSSQLDGVRHRNKYIKYSADDLAAYILDLFEGSPKSLH; encoded by the coding sequence ATGGCTAAAGTTGCAAGTGTGGAAAAAGATGCAGATCACtttactgatgaaatgccaacaaAGTTTTCCAACTTGAGCattgaggaagaagagatcATGAATAAGGAATGGAGATTGGGAGTCATGGAGGAAAAGATCCTTGCTCAGGATGTTGATGAGTCCATGATATGGAGCTATGGAGTAAAGAAATCTTCTGAATATTTGTGTGTTGTGGATGAAGTGAGAAAATTCACTGAAAGCTCAGGGAGCAGTAATGAATTTTTAGACCGAGCTCATTGTTTGCTTCAAATGGCAATGGCAAGGCTTGAGGAGGAGTTCATCTATCTTCTTGTTCACAATGAGCAACTTGTTGAGCCCGGCCTCATGTCTTTCCCTTCATCGGAAGAAGGCTCTGTGGATGAGTACTCTTGTAGTTCTCTTGAAGAGGAACAGATCGAGGGTAGGATTCGGAGTGAGAGTAGTATTCATGCGGAGGATTTTGTCATTAATTTAGTTGATCCTGGTGCTGTTTTTGATCTTAAATGCATTGCCGGGATGATGCTAATTTGCAACTATGACATGGAATGCTGCCGGGCTTATGTTAATATCCGAAAGCAAGCATTGGATGAGTGTCTTTCGGCTCTTTGCATGGAGAAATGGAGTATTGAAGAAATCCTACAAATGCACTGGAGagtgttaaataaaaaaatcaagaggtGGAACCAAGCTATGAAAGTTTTCGTCCGGGTTTATCTTACCAGTGAAAGACATCTCTGCAATGTTGTTCTTGGAGATTATTCGACATCAGTGAGGGAGCGTTGTTTTGTTGAAATATCAAAGGTTTCGATCTTACGATTACTTAATTTTGCTGAGGCAATTGCAATTGGAACTCCAAAGCTAGAGAAAATTTTCCGTATTCTTGACATGTATGAATGTTTAACTGATCTTCTGCCAGATGTAGAGTCTATGTTCCCTGAAGAGTCTTGTTCTTCTATCTTGACTGAATGCCATGATGTTGTGTCGAGATTGGGTGAAACTATTAGAGTGATCTTCAAAGAGTTCAAGAATGCCATTCGAAACAATAGATCAAAGAATGCACTTGTCGGAGGTGGAGTGCACCCTATCACAAAATATGTGATGAATTACATCAAGACTCTTGGGGATTATAGCAGTACACTTGAACCACTTCTTGACAATCAAAAGGAGCAAACAGGTTCTTTTCATGTAACACCATTGTCTCATCATCTCCTATCTATTGTATCAATTCTCGAATCAAACCTTAACACAAGGTCCATGCTATACAAGGATGCTGCATTGCAGAATATATTTCTGATGAATAACATTTATTACATGTTTCAAAAGGTTAAGGATTCTGAACTTCGAACGTTCTTCAACGACAACTGGATCAAGGAAACCAAAAGGAAGTTCAGGAATTACGAAATGCGTTACGAGAGAGCGTCATGGCCTTCAGTGCTGTCTTTCTTGAAGGATGAGGGGGGTTCGACACCTTCAAATAGTGTACTCAAAGATAAATTCAAACACTTCAACCTCGCATTCGAAGAGGTTTACAGAAATCAAACAGCATGGTTGGTACCTGCAGTTGAACTTCGCGAGGATCTTAGAATTTCAGTATCACATATCCTTCTACAAGCTTACCGAACATTCATTGGTCGATATTCGAGCCAACTTGATGGTGTGAGGCACAGAAACAAGTACATCAAATACTCTGCAGATGATCTTGCAGCTTACATTCTTGATTTGTTCGAAGGATCACCGAAATCACTTCATTAG